A region of Thermococcus piezophilus DNA encodes the following proteins:
- a CDS encoding formate--phosphoribosylaminoimidazolecarboxamide ligase, giving the protein MRIATYASHSALQILKGAKDEGFETIAFGKARVKSLYTKYFPVADHFLEGDYPEEELLRLNAIVIPTGSFVAHLGIELVEEMRVPYYGNKAVLRWESDRNLERKWLEKAKLRLPRVYEDPDDIDGPVIVKPHGAKGGRGYFLAKSPEDFWEKAEKIGVKSNEDLFNVQIQEYVLGVPVYSHYFYSKLNRELELMSIDRRYEANADSLGRIPAKEQLDLGVEPNYTVIGNIPIVLRESLLMDVIEAAERVVKAAEELMGGLWGPFCLEGVFTEDLEFVVFEISARIVAGTNPFIHGSPYSWLRYDEPVSTGRRIAMEIREALEEDRLDEVLT; this is encoded by the coding sequence ATGAGGATAGCCACCTACGCCTCCCACTCCGCCCTTCAAATTTTGAAGGGCGCCAAGGATGAGGGCTTTGAAACGATAGCCTTCGGGAAGGCGAGGGTCAAGTCCCTCTACACGAAGTACTTTCCGGTTGCGGACCACTTCTTAGAAGGAGATTATCCAGAAGAGGAGCTTCTTAGGCTGAATGCAATAGTCATCCCAACTGGTTCTTTCGTGGCACACCTCGGCATCGAGCTGGTTGAGGAAATGAGGGTTCCCTATTACGGCAACAAGGCCGTTCTCAGATGGGAGAGCGACAGGAACCTCGAGCGGAAATGGCTCGAAAAGGCCAAGCTCAGGCTTCCGAGGGTCTATGAGGATCCAGATGACATAGATGGTCCGGTCATAGTTAAGCCCCACGGAGCAAAGGGCGGCAGGGGCTATTTCCTGGCAAAGAGCCCTGAGGACTTCTGGGAGAAGGCGGAAAAGATAGGCGTAAAAAGCAATGAAGACCTCTTCAACGTTCAGATACAGGAGTACGTCCTTGGAGTACCTGTTTACTCCCACTACTTTTACTCGAAGCTCAACCGCGAGCTGGAGCTTATGAGCATCGACAGGAGGTATGAAGCAAACGCCGATTCGTTGGGAAGGATTCCAGCTAAAGAGCAGCTTGATCTCGGCGTTGAGCCGAACTACACAGTGATTGGCAACATACCAATCGTTCTCAGGGAAAGCCTGCTTATGGACGTTATCGAGGCCGCCGAGAGGGTGGTTAAAGCTGCCGAAGAACTCATGGGTGGCCTCTGGGGCCCCTTCTGCCTCGAGGGAGTCTTCACAGAGGATTTAGAGTTTGTCGTTTTTGAGATTTCAGCCAGGATAGTGGCTGGCACGAACCCCTTCATCCACGGTTCGCCCTACAGCTGGCTGAGGTACGACGAGCCCGTTAGCACAGGCAGGAGGATAGCCATGGAGATAAGGGAGGCTTTGGAAGAAGACAGGCTTGACGAAGTTTTGACATAA
- the guaA gene encoding glutamine-hydrolyzing GMP synthase: MWENFIEEKVREIRETVGNGKAIIALSGGVDSSTTAVLAHRAIGNKLHAVFVNTGFLRKGEPEFVVKTFRDELGMNLHYVDAQERFFDALKGITDPEEKRKIIGRVFIEVFEGVAREIDAEFLIQGTIAPDWIESQGKIKSHHNVGGLPERLNLKLIEPLRDLYKDEVRELAKELGLPEKVYNRMPFPGPGLAVRVLGEVTPEKVAIVREANAIVEEEIAKAGLRPWQAFAVLLGVKTVGVQGDIRAYKETITVRVVESLDGMTANAMNVPFEVLRRIAFRITSEIPQVGRVLYDITNKPPATIEFE; this comes from the coding sequence ATGTGGGAGAACTTCATAGAGGAGAAGGTTAGAGAGATTAGGGAAACCGTTGGCAATGGAAAGGCCATCATAGCGCTCAGCGGCGGCGTTGACAGCTCAACCACTGCTGTTTTAGCCCACAGGGCCATCGGGAATAAACTTCACGCGGTCTTCGTGAACACTGGCTTCCTAAGGAAGGGCGAACCAGAGTTCGTGGTGAAGACCTTCAGGGACGAGCTCGGCATGAACCTTCACTACGTTGACGCTCAGGAGAGGTTCTTCGATGCCCTCAAAGGCATAACCGACCCCGAGGAGAAGAGGAAGATAATAGGCAGGGTCTTCATAGAGGTGTTCGAGGGGGTTGCAAGGGAAATAGACGCGGAGTTCCTGATTCAAGGCACGATAGCTCCAGACTGGATAGAGAGTCAGGGCAAAATCAAGAGCCACCATAACGTCGGCGGACTGCCGGAGAGGCTGAACCTTAAGCTTATCGAGCCATTGAGGGATCTCTACAAGGATGAAGTCAGGGAACTGGCAAAGGAGCTCGGCCTTCCGGAGAAGGTATACAACAGGATGCCCTTCCCTGGTCCCGGACTGGCCGTCAGGGTTCTTGGAGAGGTTACCCCCGAAAAGGTCGCCATCGTCAGGGAGGCCAATGCCATCGTGGAGGAGGAGATAGCTAAAGCTGGACTGAGGCCATGGCAGGCCTTCGCGGTTCTGCTGGGCGTCAAGACCGTCGGCGTTCAGGGTGACATAAGGGCCTACAAGGAGACGATTACAGTTAGGGTCGTGGAGAGCCTCGACGGCATGACAGCAAATGCCATGAACGTCCCCTTTGAGGTTTTGCGGAGAATAGCCTTTAGGATAACGAGTGAGATTCCACAAGTTGGCAGAGTCCTCTATGATATAACCAACAAGCCGCCGGCGACCATAGAGTTCGAGTGA
- a CDS encoding GMP synthase subunit A produces MIVIMDNHGQYVHRIWRTLRYLGVETRIIPNTTPLEEIKAMKPTGIIFSGGPDINKTGNCEAILEHYDEFSVPILGICLGHQLISRHFGGKVGRGEKAEYSLVEIEILEENDIFKGLPKRLKVWESHMDEVKELPEKFKLLARSEFCEVEAMKHRKLPIYGVQFHPEVAHTEKGSEIYRNFAELCGEL; encoded by the coding sequence ATGATAGTCATAATGGACAATCACGGGCAGTACGTCCACAGGATTTGGCGTACTCTTAGATACCTCGGCGTCGAGACGAGGATAATCCCAAACACGACGCCTCTCGAGGAGATAAAGGCGATGAAGCCCACGGGAATAATCTTCTCTGGGGGACCGGACATAAACAAAACTGGTAACTGTGAGGCGATTCTGGAGCACTACGACGAGTTCAGCGTGCCCATCCTTGGTATCTGCCTCGGCCACCAACTCATATCGAGGCACTTCGGCGGTAAAGTCGGCAGGGGCGAGAAGGCCGAATACAGCCTCGTGGAGATTGAGATACTCGAGGAGAACGACATCTTCAAAGGGCTTCCGAAGAGGCTCAAGGTTTGGGAAAGCCACATGGACGAGGTGAAAGAGCTGCCCGAGAAGTTCAAGCTTTTAGCAAGGAGCGAGTTCTGTGAAGTCGAGGCAATGAAGCACAGAAAATTACCTATCTATGGAGTCCAGTTCCATCCAGAGGTTGCACACACAGAAAAAGGAAGCGAAATCTACAGAAACTTCGCTGAACTCTGTGGAGAGCTTTGA